A region of Vitis vinifera cultivar Pinot Noir 40024 chromosome 15, ASM3070453v1 DNA encodes the following proteins:
- the LOC100251276 gene encoding uncharacterized protein LOC100251276, with product MGLVQSIRRRGSPVAFIPLLLMGKELTPQKLASRAIQMFYSDPADYDNLEAFHSEILSIFEIANSAFPGRHFEAPSREKVEKAFTEWKSSSDVEKEKIFMELLKNTKPGEIDNITLIVGLATPPFSMVAKRAGENVTPFKMIKNVPDALFVPTVTLLMLFSVKLIRKATEKYGEEAEYKEKKREEKRKEERRKRR from the exons ATGGGGCTTGTCCAGAGTATCAGGCGTAGAGGTTCTCCAGTCGCTTTCATCCCTTTGCTTCTCATGGGAAAAG AGTTGACGCCACAAAAATTAGCGAGCCGTGCAATTCAGATGTTTTACAGTGATCCTGCGGACTATGACAACCTGGAGGCCTTCCATTCAGAAATTCTCAGTATCTTCGA AATTGCCAACTCTGCGTTCCCTGGTAGACATTTTGAAGCACCATCACGTGAGAAAGTAGAG aAGGCTTTTACAGAATGGAAAAGCTCTAGTGATGTGGAAAAGGAGAAAATATTCATGGAGTTGCTTAAGAACACAAAGCCTGGCGAGATAGATAACATTACCTTGATAGTAGGCCTGGCAACACCACCTTTCTCCATGGTGGCAAAGAGAGCAGGAGAGAATGTAACTCCCTTCAAAATGATCAAGAATGTCCCCGACGCCTTGTTTGTGCCCACAGTCACACTGCTGATGCTTTTCTCCGTTAAGCTGATCAGAAAGGCTACGGAAAAATATGGTGAAGAAGcagaatacaaagaaaaaaagagagaggagaaacgaaaagaagagagaagaaaaagaagatga